A window of the Oscillospiraceae bacterium NTUH-002-81 genome harbors these coding sequences:
- a CDS encoding DUF6020 family protein, translating into MKQWKRWIREDLKGLGLFLVLAGGLLYAILFWFGYHLTYDNTILPGGNFWLVGGEILLTGIVAAAVLAVLFRALSGGFCRTETPTVMPENKCTSTSAPTADAAEYDHEKDGQTATGNERKKEKSGIWRTRYASFIEKKYAFFVLWAVIFLLWIPFWLSSYPGIFSYDSNLQFNWYFTDYRSAHHPLVHTWMLGGLVDLGHTLFGSYQAGAVLYALTQMVIMSALFAGICLYLGRKKAPLWLFAASVIFYGIYPANAYLCMTATKDSIFSALFGFYMAQLLAAGLDPDGFFRSKKQLAELIITCFLMMILRNNTMYMILIGAPFFLIWYRKHWKGALVAVAVPLLLLKIYTGPVYDALGVERVDAREAYNAIIQTISRTYNLAPEDFTEEEKELLFEVIPEDYIVRYVPHKGDEVRWGFDTAAFNEHKAEFFKLWIEKGLSHPLMYLDGFFSTNFGLWYPWDILPDDTTIRMYVEYFFGTETQEILGIHFDPKLPLFHQISYAICQDSVLTRIPVIGGILFGAGTFIWIVLFASFYLIWTKKWGPVFTILIPMWAYFLTLLFGPVSCMRYMYPYMTSLPIILYLLSRAGDNWASMASTAASEA; encoded by the coding sequence ATGAAACAATGGAAACGTTGGATCAGAGAGGATTTAAAAGGGCTGGGTTTGTTCCTGGTGCTGGCAGGCGGGCTTCTGTACGCCATCCTGTTCTGGTTCGGCTATCATCTGACCTATGACAATACCATTTTGCCGGGAGGAAATTTCTGGCTGGTGGGCGGCGAGATCCTGCTCACCGGGATCGTGGCGGCGGCAGTGCTGGCGGTGCTTTTCCGGGCGCTGTCAGGAGGATTTTGCAGGACAGAAACCCCGACAGTCATGCCGGAAAACAAATGTACGAGCACATCAGCCCCGACAGCAGATGCGGCCGAATATGATCATGAGAAAGACGGTCAGACTGCAACAGGAAATGAACGGAAGAAAGAAAAGTCCGGCATTTGGCGCACCAGATATGCTTCTTTTATAGAGAAAAAATACGCGTTCTTTGTGCTCTGGGCGGTGATCTTCCTGCTGTGGATCCCGTTCTGGCTCAGTTCGTATCCGGGCATTTTTTCCTATGATAGCAATCTGCAGTTCAACTGGTATTTCACGGATTACCGGTCGGCGCATCATCCGCTGGTACATACATGGATGCTGGGCGGTCTGGTGGATCTGGGGCACACGCTGTTTGGCTCCTATCAGGCCGGGGCGGTGCTGTACGCCCTGACCCAGATGGTTATCATGTCGGCGCTGTTTGCGGGCATCTGTCTGTATCTGGGACGGAAAAAAGCGCCGTTGTGGCTGTTTGCGGCATCGGTGATCTTTTACGGCATTTACCCAGCTAATGCGTACCTGTGCATGACTGCCACCAAGGATAGCATTTTTTCCGCACTGTTCGGATTTTATATGGCCCAGCTGCTGGCAGCGGGACTGGATCCGGACGGATTTTTCCGGTCAAAGAAACAGCTGGCAGAGCTGATCATCACCTGTTTTCTCATGATGATCCTGCGCAACAACACCATGTATATGATCCTCATCGGGGCGCCGTTTTTCCTGATCTGGTATCGAAAACACTGGAAGGGCGCGCTGGTGGCGGTGGCAGTGCCGCTGCTCCTGCTGAAAATCTACACCGGACCGGTGTATGACGCCCTAGGTGTGGAGCGGGTGGATGCCAGAGAGGCGTATAATGCTATCATTCAGACCATTTCCCGGACATACAATCTGGCGCCGGAGGATTTTACAGAGGAAGAAAAGGAGCTGCTGTTCGAGGTGATCCCGGAGGATTATATCGTGCGGTATGTGCCCCACAAGGGGGATGAGGTGCGCTGGGGCTTTGATACGGCGGCCTTCAACGAGCACAAAGCGGAATTTTTCAAGCTGTGGATCGAAAAAGGGCTGTCCCATCCGCTTATGTACCTGGATGGATTTTTCTCCACCAATTTCGGCCTCTGGTATCCATGGGACATTTTGCCGGATGACACCACCATCCGCATGTACGTGGAATATTTCTTCGGGACAGAGACCCAGGAAATTCTGGGCATTCATTTTGATCCGAAGCTGCCGCTGTTCCATCAGATCAGCTATGCCATCTGTCAGGACAGTGTGCTGACCCGGATTCCGGTCATTGGCGGTATCCTGTTTGGCGCGGGCACGTTTATCTGGATTGTGCTGTTTGCCAGTTTTTACCTGATCTGGACAAAAAAATGGGGACCAGTTTTTACCATCCTGATCCCCATGTGGGCATATTTCCTCACGTTATTGTTCGGGCCGGTGTCCTGTATGCGGTATATGTATCCCTACATGACAAGTCTGCCCATCATCCTTTATCTGTTGTCCCGGGCCGGTGACAACTGGGCCAGCATGGCGTCCACTGCCGCTTCGGAGGCGTGA
- a CDS encoding DUF1919 domain-containing protein gives MTIKEAVIEVCHKIFLPPYEKKMRRRLENHDFTFLASNCTAGIIYHRLGMKFLSPTINMFIWQDDFLKFVLDLPHYLGCELQFIETEEPYPVAMLDDIKLYFNHYKTAEEAREKWEERKKRMHMDNLYILMCDRDGITEDDMRKLEQVDCKNKVVLTAKPHPDIDFAFQLPEYANEDYVGYYLGKNAITDKTVVEKHFDFVKWLNGASPKDCHL, from the coding sequence ATGACCATTAAAGAGGCTGTCATCGAGGTTTGTCACAAGATTTTTTTGCCGCCTTATGAGAAAAAAATGCGGCGCAGGCTGGAAAATCATGATTTTACGTTCCTTGCGTCCAACTGTACGGCGGGAATTATTTATCATCGGCTGGGGATGAAATTCCTTTCCCCTACCATCAACATGTTTATCTGGCAGGATGATTTCCTGAAATTTGTGCTGGATCTGCCTCATTATCTGGGCTGCGAGTTGCAGTTTATTGAGACGGAGGAGCCTTATCCGGTGGCCATGCTGGACGACATCAAGCTGTATTTCAACCATTATAAGACCGCGGAGGAAGCCCGGGAAAAATGGGAGGAGCGTAAGAAACGGATGCACATGGACAATCTGTACATTCTCATGTGTGACCGGGATGGCATCACTGAGGACGATATGCGCAAATTAGAGCAGGTGGATTGCAAAAATAAAGTGGTGCTCACTGCAAAGCCCCACCCGGACATTGATTTTGCGTTCCAGCTGCCGGAATATGCCAACGAGGACTATGTGGGCTATTATCTGGGGAAAAATGCCATCACGGACAAAACCGTTGTGGAAAAGCATTTTGATTTCGTGAAGTGGCTTAATGGAGCGTCGCCTAAAGACTGCCATCTCTGA
- a CDS encoding phosphocholine cytidylyltransferase family protein codes for MRAVLMAAGVGSRISREVRKPKSLLDIGNGELLLHYTVKMLKRHGLDVTIVVGYQKELFYEALKGLDVTFVVNPFYRVSNSIASLWFAKDLLDTGEDYLFGNADVFLEEEILERLLASKEDITMLADYRKIETGDYFFHCEDGLVRKYGKELPVSERTCEYVGIAKVGKNYMPHFVELMQEMVDAEEYTTWWETILYAHCYEFPIHTLDVAPYFWSEIDYIEDYERIVDYVGGKNDH; via the coding sequence ATGAGAGCAGTATTAATGGCAGCAGGCGTGGGAAGCCGGATCAGCCGGGAGGTGCGCAAGCCGAAAAGTCTTCTGGACATCGGCAACGGAGAGCTGCTTTTACATTATACAGTCAAAATGCTGAAACGGCACGGCCTGGACGTGACCATCGTGGTGGGTTACCAGAAGGAGCTGTTTTATGAGGCGCTGAAAGGCCTGGACGTGACCTTTGTGGTCAACCCCTTCTACCGGGTGTCCAACAGCATCGCATCCCTCTGGTTTGCGAAAGATCTTCTGGATACCGGCGAGGATTACCTGTTCGGCAACGCCGACGTTTTCCTGGAGGAGGAAATTCTGGAACGGCTGCTGGCGTCCAAAGAGGACATCACCATGCTGGCGGATTACCGGAAAATCGAGACCGGCGACTATTTCTTCCACTGTGAAGATGGCCTGGTGCGCAAATACGGCAAGGAGCTGCCGGTGTCCGAACGCACGTGTGAGTACGTGGGCATTGCCAAGGTGGGCAAAAATTACATGCCCCATTTTGTGGAGCTGATGCAGGAAATGGTGGACGCGGAGGAGTACACCACCTGGTGGGAGACGATCCTGTACGCCCACTGCTATGAATTCCCGATCCACACGCTGGATGTGGCGCCGTATTTCTGGTCGGAGATCGACTATATTGAGGACTACGAGCGGATCGTGGACTATGTGGGAGGAAAAAATGACCATTAA
- a CDS encoding histidinol-phosphate transaminase produces the protein MYYVNENIRDCVRVYPEQGRRPYLRLDMNENPEGLPKAFVDSVLAEITPEYLATYPEPDVFKQKYADYLGVKPENLCLTNGSVMAIRYILETFVKKGETVVTVAPSFEMYWVTCAMLGLKHVGVPYDENLKISGQQIVGAIDEHTDLVALLNPNNPIGNVFTEAEVRAVIARAREVEAVVVIDEAYFYFNPNSFLPLFREYDNVIVLRTFSKLCSMAGLRMGIVISRPEIIEYVQKSIPGFEVNTVALLFGERMLDHPELFDQMLAIEQEGRTWIREKLLENGYHCDFGQGNFFFVEPHTDPMVLEKKMREKGILIKTYGKPLLKKYIRISIGSKRVMEQFLEAFLELDQ, from the coding sequence ATGTATTATGTAAATGAAAATATCAGAGACTGTGTCCGGGTTTATCCGGAGCAGGGCAGACGGCCCTATCTGCGGCTGGATATGAATGAAAACCCGGAGGGACTGCCAAAGGCATTTGTGGACAGCGTGCTGGCGGAGATCACGCCGGAGTATCTGGCCACCTACCCGGAGCCGGATGTGTTCAAGCAGAAATACGCGGATTATCTGGGGGTAAAGCCGGAGAATCTGTGCCTCACCAACGGGTCGGTCATGGCCATCCGATACATTCTGGAAACCTTTGTAAAAAAAGGAGAAACCGTGGTGACAGTGGCGCCTTCCTTTGAGATGTACTGGGTGACCTGCGCCATGCTGGGTCTGAAACATGTTGGTGTTCCCTACGATGAGAATTTGAAAATCAGCGGCCAGCAGATCGTGGGGGCCATCGACGAGCACACCGATCTGGTGGCACTTTTGAACCCCAACAATCCCATCGGCAATGTATTCACAGAGGCCGAGGTGCGGGCGGTCATTGCGCGTGCCCGGGAAGTGGAGGCTGTGGTCGTCATCGACGAGGCTTATTTTTACTTCAATCCCAACAGCTTTCTGCCGCTGTTCCGGGAATATGACAATGTGATCGTGCTTCGGACGTTTTCCAAGCTGTGCTCCATGGCCGGTCTGCGGATGGGCATCGTGATCTCTCGGCCGGAAATCATCGAATATGTGCAGAAATCCATCCCGGGCTTTGAGGTGAACACGGTTGCGCTGCTGTTTGGCGAGCGGATGCTGGATCACCCGGAGCTGTTTGACCAGATGCTGGCCATCGAGCAGGAGGGCCGCACCTGGATCCGGGAGAAACTGTTGGAAAACGGTTACCACTGCGATTTCGGTCAGGGCAATTTCTTTTTTGTGGAGCCCCACACCGATCCGATGGTACTGGAAAAGAAAATGCGGGAGAAAGGCATCCTGATCAAAACCTATGGAAAACCGCTTCTGAAAAAATACATCCGCATTTCCATTGGTTCCAAGCGCGTGATGGAGCAGTTCCTGGAAGCTTTTTTGGAGTTAGATCAATAA
- a CDS encoding GNAT family N-acetyltransferase, which translates to MYTKVTQKELAEVLDYYRQDRKNCLYSYIDLKKYGLGNPHLSVYIDRGLVTDQGYADTLQAETMHDILKEADTSQAGAADSALTAGALRCVLLQYYTGINVFSYKNNLDVPATVAFLQEKQPSMINGPLETLEKLYPYFRETYDFEAGYVTELLEKPKDESMSETDESDAETQAEFPVEKAGEAELPEIAALICTDEGVGGTYTPEGLAAQLLERQRDGFGRNYFIRQNGRIVCHAGTYAEVDDLAVVSGVITAEDSRGQNLADRVVSKLNKELLAEGKHPCLFYYTKSAARLYAKTGYAAGTGWAKLIRKQG; encoded by the coding sequence ATGTATACGAAAGTAACGCAAAAAGAACTGGCAGAGGTGCTGGACTATTACCGGCAGGATCGCAAAAACTGCCTGTACAGCTATATTGATCTGAAAAAATATGGCCTGGGCAATCCGCACCTGTCGGTGTATATTGACCGCGGCCTTGTTACAGATCAAGGATATGCTGATACTTTGCAGGCTGAAACGATGCACGATATTTTGAAGGAAGCAGACACTTCGCAGGCTGGCGCGGCGGACAGTGCTTTGACAGCAGGCGCCCTGCGCTGCGTCTTGCTCCAGTATTACACGGGCATCAATGTTTTTTCTTATAAAAATAATCTGGATGTGCCTGCCACCGTCGCTTTTCTGCAGGAAAAACAGCCCTCCATGATCAACGGGCCGCTGGAAACGCTGGAAAAATTATACCCATATTTTCGGGAAACCTATGATTTTGAAGCCGGGTATGTGACAGAATTGCTGGAAAAACCGAAAGACGAAAGTATGTCAGAAACCGACGAATCTGATGCGGAGACGCAAGCGGAATTCCCCGTGGAAAAAGCCGGCGAAGCCGAGCTACCGGAGATCGCGGCCCTGATCTGCACCGACGAGGGCGTGGGCGGCACGTATACCCCGGAGGGACTGGCGGCTCAGCTGCTGGAGCGGCAGCGGGATGGCTTCGGCCGCAATTATTTTATCCGGCAAAACGGCCGTATTGTGTGCCATGCGGGCACTTACGCGGAGGTGGACGACCTGGCGGTGGTCAGCGGCGTGATCACGGCGGAAGATTCCCGTGGACAAAATCTTGCGGATAGAGTAGTATCTAAGTTAAACAAAGAACTTCTGGCAGAGGGGAAGCATCCCTGCCTGTTCTATTATACAAAGAGTGCAGCGAGACTTTACGCCAAGACCGGCTATGCAGCAGGCACCGGCTGGGCGAAGCTGATCAGAAAGCAGGGATAA
- a CDS encoding acyltransferase, which yields MGEQTTKTRAGWIDIAKVLGLVIVLMNHAELSAGGVNYFGGMFYVPVFFVLAGYTFRLRPGESFSAFAKKKAKRLLLPYVGYNAFFFLFFFVKDQLLGGQPLREAGVSLLGILYSRSYLYAGETAGQTVLMRILNGPTWFLTGLFTALLVFWLLMTWAKGSRKKLLAGMAVCLCAAWGFSFLPVLLPWSLDTLWFHMVLLGAGVLLRETDLIEKLYGCPWKIVLCGLIFFLVSALSGSGNLSVRSYGNHMLCYLAAALLGSVLAMLLAKWIENTFRQAGALIAFAGSHTMAVLCLHLFVFMLISGGYGVLGIDGSRNLWKLWEILGAFVLLVPFYRWRLLPREKGDWQKTVCGLLLLVLVLWSLPLVGKGIDVRDTGSYLTKYRYIFDPSVKVNELHYFLGELAGGIIYALTPVRKVLALNVASSLVYVAAALLTAYVLQKVLPRVLALACALTGSFYGITWIRTLNWNAWTVLFLSAGLALLLAGLQKNSQKWLAAAGFVLAINTYFRMPNMLFLALMAVVFWKTLLDEWKHVGAAEENALAMPDNVASAHRVINHVPDGTVSAEKTGEVKIRALFRPRIWWEALKSCRGFFLGAVAGAAVGLLLALIFLGPDTVLHNLSVLTSVGAGENAENTHSITTGIYLFLLGMRDGALLWLRLGCLLAVVWAVVAGASEVWKRVRGESSKEAMEKPSLAIYFTAGIACFFGLSEGLRENILSAHIWVAFGVILLGTIGTFLYAKKDTLRSCLCASAVIIEGLLTIGTDTGVNYYRVYMALPLGVLLFLLLSWGRSNACGQSSGCGEFDKHGHGSDRGYIQFNEDRLNDAHDHGQDRVDGQPGGYGQFNGNRHGQPRNLCIQRFACGFCQILAVFTFVFVTTAGVRYAATHVYHDAPNGELTATIDHPMYEDIYTSPARAASLNRLMEELAPYKEQKLLQIGCFNIGCVLTDMKPFYDSSWPDLEYLPMSEFKEQLENALADGQAPVLLLGTVEESGMNWSPSRYAMIKELGESSAYRTLYVDELYTIYVPVEE from the coding sequence ATGGGAGAGCAGACGACGAAAACAAGGGCCGGATGGATTGACATTGCCAAGGTGCTGGGGCTGGTCATTGTCCTGATGAACCACGCGGAACTGTCGGCAGGCGGTGTCAATTATTTCGGCGGCATGTTTTACGTGCCGGTGTTTTTTGTGCTGGCCGGATACACGTTCCGCCTGCGGCCCGGTGAGTCCTTCTCTGCTTTTGCGAAAAAAAAGGCGAAGCGGCTGCTGCTTCCCTATGTGGGATACAATGCCTTCTTCTTTCTGTTCTTTTTTGTAAAAGACCAGCTGCTGGGGGGACAGCCGCTGCGGGAGGCCGGGGTGTCGCTCCTTGGCATTCTGTATTCCCGCAGCTACCTGTATGCCGGAGAAACGGCCGGACAGACGGTGCTTATGCGGATCTTAAACGGCCCCACCTGGTTCCTGACGGGATTGTTTACGGCACTGCTGGTTTTTTGGCTTCTGATGACCTGGGCGAAAGGAAGCCGCAAAAAGCTGTTGGCCGGGATGGCTGTATGTCTGTGCGCAGCCTGGGGCTTTTCGTTCCTGCCGGTGCTGCTGCCCTGGAGCCTGGATACCCTGTGGTTTCATATGGTGCTGTTGGGGGCAGGGGTGCTTCTGCGTGAAACAGATCTGATCGAAAAATTATATGGCTGTCCCTGGAAAATCGTCCTTTGCGGTCTGATATTTTTTCTGGTGTCAGCCCTTTCCGGCAGCGGAAACCTGTCGGTGAGAAGCTATGGAAATCACATGCTGTGTTATCTGGCGGCGGCTTTGCTGGGTTCGGTGCTGGCCATGTTGCTGGCAAAATGGATCGAAAACACCTTCCGGCAGGCCGGAGCGCTCATTGCGTTCGCGGGAAGTCATACCATGGCGGTGCTCTGCCTGCATCTGTTTGTATTTATGCTCATTTCCGGCGGCTATGGGGTGCTGGGCATCGACGGCAGCCGGAATCTGTGGAAGCTATGGGAGATCCTGGGCGCTTTTGTACTCCTGGTGCCTTTTTATCGGTGGCGGCTCCTGCCCCGGGAAAAAGGGGACTGGCAGAAAACAGTCTGTGGCCTGCTGCTTCTGGTACTGGTGCTTTGGTCACTGCCGTTGGTGGGAAAGGGCATCGACGTCCGGGATACTGGCTCGTACCTGACCAAATACCGGTATATTTTTGATCCGTCCGTGAAAGTCAATGAGCTCCATTATTTCCTCGGCGAGCTGGCAGGCGGCATCATCTATGCCCTGACACCGGTACGAAAAGTGCTGGCGCTGAACGTGGCCAGCAGTCTTGTGTACGTGGCGGCAGCGCTGCTGACTGCCTATGTATTGCAAAAAGTGCTCCCCCGGGTGCTGGCCCTGGCCTGTGCCCTGACGGGAAGTTTCTATGGAATTACATGGATCCGGACACTGAACTGGAATGCCTGGACGGTGTTGTTCTTAAGTGCCGGGCTGGCGCTGCTGCTGGCAGGCTTGCAGAAAAACAGCCAGAAATGGCTGGCAGCCGCTGGATTTGTGCTGGCCATCAACACCTATTTTCGGATGCCCAATATGCTGTTCCTGGCGCTGATGGCGGTGGTGTTCTGGAAAACACTATTGGATGAGTGGAAACATGTGGGTGCTGCGGAAGAAAATGCATTGGCCATGCCTGATAATGTGGCATCAGCACATCGAGTAATCAATCACGTGCCGGATGGAACCGTGTCAGCTGAAAAAACAGGGGAGGTTAAGATTCGCGCCTTGTTCCGTCCACGTATCTGGTGGGAGGCGTTGAAAAGCTGTCGGGGATTTTTCCTGGGGGCGGTGGCCGGAGCGGCAGTTGGACTTTTGCTGGCCTTGATTTTCCTGGGGCCGGACACGGTGCTTCACAATCTGTCGGTATTGACTTCCGTGGGCGCCGGTGAAAACGCGGAGAACACCCACAGCATCACCACCGGCATTTATCTGTTCCTGCTGGGCATGCGGGACGGGGCACTTCTTTGGCTGCGGCTTGGCTGTCTGTTGGCAGTGGTGTGGGCAGTTGTGGCCGGTGCCAGTGAGGTGTGGAAGCGCGTGCGCGGGGAATCTTCAAAAGAAGCGATGGAAAAGCCTTCACTGGCTATATACTTTACGGCTGGCATTGCCTGCTTTTTCGGTCTGTCCGAGGGCCTGCGGGAGAACATCTTATCGGCACATATATGGGTGGCTTTTGGGGTGATTCTGCTGGGCACCATTGGCACTTTCCTCTATGCGAAAAAAGACACATTACGCTCCTGTCTGTGCGCATCGGCAGTGATCATCGAGGGACTGCTTACCATCGGCACAGACACGGGGGTCAACTATTATCGGGTGTATATGGCACTGCCGCTGGGCGTGCTGCTGTTCCTGCTCCTTAGTTGGGGGCGAAGCAATGCATGTGGACAATCTAGCGGATGTGGAGAATTTGATAAACATGGCCATGGATCGGACAGAGGCTATATCCAATTTAATGAAGATAGGTTGAATGATGCGCACGACCACGGACAGGACAGGGTAGATGGACAGCCCGGAGGATATGGTCAATTCAATGGAAATAGGCATGGACAGCCCAGAAATCTGTGTATACAAAGGTTTGCTTGTGGTTTTTGTCAGATATTGGCAGTATTTACTTTTGTCTTTGTGACAACAGCGGGCGTGCGTTATGCGGCTACTCATGTGTACCATGACGCACCCAACGGGGAACTGACGGCCACCATCGACCATCCCATGTACGAGGATATCTACACCTCCCCGGCCCGGGCGGCGTCTCTGAACCGGCTCATGGAAGAACTGGCGCCTTACAAAGAACAGAAGCTGCTGCAGATCGGCTGTTTCAACATCGGCTGTGTGCTGACGGACATGAAGCCCTTCTATGACAGCTCCTGGCCGGATCTGGAATACCTGCCCATGAGCGAATTTAAAGAGCAACTGGAAAACGCGCTGGCTGACGGTCAGGCACCGGTGCTGCTTCTGGGAACCGTGGAAGAGTCGGGCATGAACTGGAGCCCGTCCCGGTATGCCATGATCAAAGAACTGGGAGAGAGCAGTGCTTACCGGACATTGTACGTGGATGAACTGTACACCATTTACGTTCCAGTGGAGGAATGA
- a CDS encoding acyltransferase: MSETKKLTYIDGLKGTGALIVYLCHFAYAFYFALYSLNPANSHTAGNVEVAIGKTPLNILYNGNFAVQLFFVASGFVLCIRYFQDHDRKRLAKSAAKRYFRLAGPILLVSTVIFFLMKAGLYQNTEAAALAGSTDWFAGFNNFEPGYSHALREALFGCFLFGHNYFNGVLWTVKYLFLGALLVYALAAVCGQWKYRYGVYAILLLALLRTDYAGLLLGYIFCDLMYTKPDFMKKLAKIPGLWLVTLVLGIYFGSYPSIGTNLEGSMYGFLPVLSVLYHRIGAALIVLAVLLSERLQRFFGGQDAAGRNEAKASGEDFLLTSHKRKKSGEGLFVRLGKISFSWYLVHFPVIAVFSSAFLLRFYGLMNYHVLMLINFVLTTVIVWVISAAMTKWVEQPWNRLLNKIWK, encoded by the coding sequence ATGAGTGAAACGAAAAAATTAACCTATATTGACGGGCTGAAAGGCACAGGAGCGCTGATTGTGTACCTGTGCCACTTTGCATATGCGTTCTACTTTGCACTCTATTCCCTGAATCCGGCCAACAGCCACACGGCGGGAAATGTGGAGGTGGCCATCGGTAAAACGCCCCTCAACATTCTTTACAACGGCAATTTTGCGGTGCAGCTGTTTTTTGTGGCCAGCGGGTTTGTGCTCTGTATCCGCTATTTTCAGGATCATGACCGGAAACGGCTGGCAAAAAGTGCGGCAAAACGGTATTTTCGGCTGGCTGGGCCGATCCTTCTGGTGAGCACGGTCATTTTCTTTCTTATGAAAGCCGGGCTTTATCAGAACACCGAGGCGGCGGCGCTGGCCGGTTCCACAGACTGGTTTGCGGGCTTCAACAATTTCGAGCCGGGCTACAGCCATGCTCTGCGGGAAGCGCTGTTTGGTTGTTTCCTGTTTGGACATAATTATTTCAACGGGGTGCTCTGGACGGTGAAATATCTGTTCCTGGGTGCTCTGCTGGTGTATGCTCTGGCGGCGGTCTGTGGCCAGTGGAAATACCGATACGGCGTGTATGCGATTTTGCTGCTGGCGCTGCTGCGTACCGACTACGCGGGACTTCTGCTGGGCTATATTTTCTGCGACCTGATGTATACAAAACCGGATTTTATGAAAAAACTGGCGAAAATTCCGGGACTGTGGCTGGTGACCCTGGTGCTGGGCATTTATTTTGGATCTTATCCGTCCATCGGCACAAATCTGGAGGGCAGCATGTACGGCTTTCTGCCGGTGCTGTCGGTGCTGTATCACCGGATCGGTGCGGCGCTCATCGTGCTGGCTGTGCTGCTTTCGGAGCGTTTGCAGCGTTTTTTTGGAGGTCAGGACGCTGCTGGCCGGAACGAGGCAAAAGCTTCCGGGGAGGATTTTCTGCTTACCAGCCATAAGAGAAAAAAGTCTGGGGAGGGTTTGTTTGTACGGCTAGGGAAAATTTCTTTCTCCTGGTATCTGGTGCATTTTCCGGTGATTGCGGTTTTTTCCAGCGCTTTTCTGCTGCGTTTTTACGGGTTGATGAATTACCATGTGCTCATGCTGATCAATTTTGTGCTGACCACGGTGATTGTGTGGGTGATTTCCGCGGCGATGACGAAATGGGTGGAGCAGCCCTGGAACCGGCTGTTGAATAAAATTTGGAAGTGA
- a CDS encoding glycosyltransferase family 2 protein encodes MENRQDILYMVIPCYNEQEVLPETSRQLKEILYDLMDRGKISRESRVLFVNDGSKDETWNIIEDLHAQDPLFLGLKLSRNKGHQNALLAGLMTAKEYADVTISMDADLQDDVHVIEKFMDKYYEGCDIVYGVRSSRKKDTFFKKFTAQSFYRLMMAMGVDIVYNHADCRLMSKRSLYDLEQFKEVNLFLRGIVPLIGYQSAVVTYERNERFAGESKYPLKKMLAFAMDGITSFSIKPIRMITTMGVIIFAISILMLIYSVVQHFLGNTVSGWSSTMVSIWAIGGLQILSMGVIGEYVGKIYMEAKARPKFIIEKFLKD; translated from the coding sequence ATGGAAAACAGACAGGATATATTATATATGGTTATTCCCTGCTACAACGAGCAGGAGGTTTTGCCGGAGACGTCCCGGCAGCTGAAAGAGATCCTTTATGACCTCATGGATCGGGGGAAAATTTCCCGGGAGAGCCGGGTGCTCTTTGTCAATGACGGTTCCAAGGATGAGACCTGGAACATCATTGAAGACCTGCACGCCCAGGATCCGCTGTTTCTGGGATTGAAGCTTTCCCGGAACAAGGGACATCAGAATGCGCTGCTGGCAGGCCTGATGACAGCCAAAGAGTATGCGGATGTGACGATTTCCATGGATGCGGATCTTCAGGACGATGTGCATGTCATTGAAAAATTCATGGACAAATATTACGAGGGCTGCGATATCGTCTATGGTGTCCGCAGTTCCCGGAAAAAGGATACGTTTTTCAAAAAATTTACAGCCCAGAGTTTTTACCGCCTGATGATGGCCATGGGCGTGGATATTGTATACAACCATGCGGACTGCCGTCTGATGAGCAAGCGCAGCCTGTACGATCTGGAGCAGTTCAAGGAAGTGAATCTGTTCCTGCGGGGCATCGTGCCCCTCATCGGATATCAGTCTGCAGTGGTGACCTATGAGCGGAATGAGCGGTTTGCGGGAGAATCCAAGTATCCGCTGAAAAAAATGCTGGCCTTTGCCATGGATGGCATTACTTCGTTTAGCATCAAGCCGATCCGGATGATCACCACCATGGGTGTGATCATTTTTGCAATCAGCATTCTCATGCTGATCTACTCTGTGGTGCAGCATTTTCTGGGTAATACGGTCAGCGGCTGGTCCTCTACCATGGTGTCCATCTGGGCCATCGGTGGTCTGCAGATCCTTTCCATGGGCGTCATAGGAGAATATGTGGGCAAGATTTATATGGAAGCAAAGGCGAGACCGAAGTTTATCATTGAAAAATTCCTGAAGGACTGA